A window from Citrobacter amalonaticus encodes these proteins:
- the ilvD gene encoding dihydroxy-acid dehydratase yields MSQKCQHARDLWSQLDALRLGMNYTKEDVNKLQVLVDDCYGESHPGSFHLNHLGDEAVLGIHESGGRAVRHHVTDICDGWGQGHDGMNYILASREAIANMVEIHASVVPYDAGILISSCDKSIPAHLIAAARLNLPMLHIPGGSMRPAPNMSTSDLGGITAKLKKGEIGIQQVEAMQQCGCPTAGACQFMGTASTMQCMSEALGLALPGSALLPSTLAEIRRIARNAGHQALYLAEKNITTHKILTPAAFENAIKVHAAIGGSTNAMIHLPAIAHELGWELKPELFDQINNEIPYLTNIQPSGQYVTEMMWFAGGVPMVQWYLRDYLDLDVLTVTGRTLGENLEMLHQSGFFTRNHGYLSNYRVSPEEVIRKPENATKKGSIAVLKGNIAPEGAVIKYAACAPEMHHHTGPARVFNSEEDAQQAIIHNHIEPGDVIFIRYEGAKGSGAPEMLMTTDAIVYDKRLDGKVALITDGRFSGATSGPCVGHVSPEAADGGPIALVEDGDLIEMDVKGRKLNIVGIHGEYKTEEEIQHCLERRRTNWTKPDYSNRRGVFKQFTTNATSLMAGAWIK; encoded by the coding sequence ATGAGTCAGAAATGCCAACACGCCCGTGACCTGTGGTCACAACTGGACGCCCTGCGTCTGGGGATGAATTACACCAAAGAAGATGTCAATAAACTGCAGGTTCTGGTGGATGATTGCTATGGCGAAAGTCATCCCGGTAGCTTTCATCTTAATCATCTGGGCGATGAAGCCGTCTTAGGCATTCACGAAAGCGGCGGTCGTGCCGTTCGTCACCACGTGACCGATATTTGTGATGGCTGGGGTCAGGGTCATGACGGGATGAACTATATCTTAGCCTCCCGTGAGGCTATCGCGAACATGGTCGAAATTCATGCTTCCGTCGTACCATACGATGCCGGTATCTTGATCTCCAGTTGTGATAAATCGATCCCGGCGCATCTGATCGCCGCTGCGCGCCTGAATCTACCGATGCTGCATATCCCCGGCGGCTCAATGCGTCCGGCACCGAATATGAGCACGTCCGATCTCGGTGGTATTACCGCCAAACTCAAGAAAGGCGAGATAGGCATCCAGCAGGTGGAAGCCATGCAGCAGTGCGGTTGCCCGACAGCAGGCGCGTGCCAGTTTATGGGCACCGCCAGCACGATGCAGTGCATGTCTGAAGCGCTCGGTCTTGCCTTACCGGGAAGCGCATTGCTGCCCTCGACATTGGCGGAAATTCGCCGCATCGCGCGAAACGCCGGTCATCAGGCGTTATACCTGGCAGAGAAAAATATCACGACGCATAAAATCCTCACGCCTGCCGCCTTTGAAAACGCCATTAAGGTCCATGCCGCCATCGGTGGCAGCACCAACGCCATGATCCATCTCCCGGCGATAGCCCATGAACTGGGTTGGGAACTGAAACCTGAGTTGTTTGACCAGATAAACAATGAGATCCCTTACCTCACCAACATTCAACCCAGCGGTCAGTATGTGACTGAAATGATGTGGTTCGCGGGCGGCGTGCCGATGGTGCAATGGTATCTTCGCGACTATCTGGATCTGGATGTCCTGACGGTGACTGGCCGGACGCTGGGGGAAAACCTGGAAATGCTCCATCAGTCCGGTTTCTTTACCCGCAACCACGGTTATCTGAGTAATTATCGGGTCAGCCCGGAAGAGGTGATTCGTAAGCCGGAAAACGCCACCAAGAAAGGGTCGATTGCCGTGTTAAAAGGCAATATCGCACCAGAAGGCGCAGTCATTAAATATGCCGCCTGCGCGCCAGAGATGCACCACCATACCGGCCCTGCGCGCGTTTTCAATTCGGAAGAGGATGCCCAACAAGCCATTATTCATAACCACATCGAACCGGGTGATGTCATTTTTATCCGTTATGAAGGGGCTAAAGGTTCGGGAGCACCGGAGATGCTCATGACCACAGACGCGATTGTTTACGACAAACGTCTTGATGGCAAAGTCGCCCTGATTACCGATGGTCGTTTCTCCGGCGCAACCAGCGGCCCTTGCGTCGGCCATGTTTCACCGGAAGCCGCCGATGGCGGTCCCATTGCGCTTGTCGAAGACGGCGACCTCATCGAAATGGACGTCAAGGGGCGCAAGCTCAACATTGTGGGTATTCACGGTGAGTACAAAACAGAAGAAGAAATTCAACACTGTCTTG
- a CDS encoding MFS transporter: MSIELDKPTTRGRWLHIIPATILVYIVAYMDRTNIAIGIAGGMDEDLGMTASFAGLVAGIFFIGYIFLQIPGGQIAERYSAKKLIAWTIVAWGGFALLTGFVQTPTQLLIIRFVLGVAEGAVYPAILALIGHWFPNEERARAIAYFQMNLAVASIITGPLSGWLIETYGWREMFIIEGLLSLGLLFVWLPLVSDHPHQAKWLDPKERTWIEQKLEADRTLTIAGETSSIRNVLSSINLWKLIGIYFFVQVGFYGFALWMPNLIKHLTGSGMTIVGLLTAAPYILCIVGQYYIAKWCDKTMNRRLYTAIPLLGFAACLALSLLLKDNIWLAYGMMVICGFFLQAYAGPFWTLPPLLFSPNVLGGVRGTINALGNIGGFIGPYLVGLLTVTFSQTAGMTVLVAALLIAVALLFSLPSVTARPAGSSNPHHASAPETSLKQEGIAK, encoded by the coding sequence ATGAGCATTGAACTCGATAAACCAACTACGCGAGGGCGCTGGCTGCACATCATTCCAGCTACCATCCTCGTTTATATCGTGGCTTACATGGACAGGACGAACATCGCAATTGGGATTGCGGGAGGAATGGACGAAGACCTGGGGATGACCGCCTCGTTTGCCGGTCTGGTCGCCGGTATTTTCTTTATTGGTTATATCTTTTTGCAAATTCCCGGCGGTCAAATTGCGGAACGATACAGTGCCAAGAAATTAATCGCCTGGACCATCGTCGCATGGGGCGGGTTCGCGCTGCTGACAGGCTTCGTCCAGACTCCAACCCAATTACTGATTATCCGCTTTGTCCTTGGCGTCGCTGAGGGTGCGGTCTATCCCGCTATTCTGGCGCTGATCGGTCACTGGTTCCCTAATGAAGAACGCGCAAGAGCGATTGCCTATTTCCAGATGAACCTTGCCGTGGCCTCAATCATCACCGGGCCGCTTTCCGGCTGGCTGATCGAAACCTATGGCTGGCGAGAAATGTTCATCATCGAAGGCTTACTTTCTCTCGGCCTGCTGTTCGTCTGGCTGCCTTTGGTTTCTGACCATCCTCATCAGGCCAAATGGCTGGATCCTAAAGAGCGCACCTGGATCGAACAGAAACTGGAGGCCGATCGCACACTGACGATCGCCGGTGAGACAAGCAGCATTCGCAATGTTCTGAGCAGCATTAACTTATGGAAACTGATCGGTATCTATTTCTTCGTGCAGGTTGGTTTCTACGGCTTCGCCCTCTGGATGCCAAACCTGATTAAACACCTGACCGGCAGCGGAATGACTATCGTCGGCTTACTGACTGCGGCACCGTACATTTTGTGCATCGTCGGTCAGTACTACATCGCCAAATGGTGCGACAAAACCATGAATCGCCGCCTCTATACGGCAATTCCGTTGCTGGGCTTTGCCGCCTGTCTCGCACTCTCCCTGCTGTTGAAAGATAACATCTGGCTGGCGTACGGCATGATGGTCATCTGCGGCTTCTTCCTGCAGGCCTATGCGGGACCGTTCTGGACATTACCGCCATTACTCTTCTCTCCCAACGTGCTGGGCGGCGTACGCGGCACCATCAACGCATTAGGTAACATTGGCGGTTTTATTGGTCCTTATCTGGTGGGCCTGTTAACCGTCACATTCTCACAAACCGCAGGGATGACGGTGCTGGTTGCCGCACTCCTCATCGCCGTCGCGCTGCTGTTCAGTTTACCTTCGGTTACTGCCCGTCCTGCAGGCAGTAGCAACCCTCATCATGCATCGGCGCCTGAGACGTCGCTCAAACAAGAAGGAATCGCCAAATGA
- the glpE gene encoding thiosulfate sulfurtransferase GlpE: protein MDQFECINVEEAHQKLHQGAAVLVDIRDPQSYAMGHAPQAFHLTNDTLGSFMRDHDFDTAVLVMCYHGNSSKGAAQYLLQQGYDAVYSVDGGFDAWHRHFPAEVAYGSSS from the coding sequence ATGGATCAGTTTGAATGTATTAATGTTGAAGAAGCGCACCAGAAGCTGCATCAGGGCGCGGCGGTACTGGTGGATATCCGCGATCCACAAAGTTATGCGATGGGGCATGCTCCCCAGGCATTTCACCTGACGAACGACACGCTGGGCTCGTTTATGCGCGATCACGATTTCGATACGGCGGTTTTGGTCATGTGCTACCACGGCAACAGCAGCAAAGGCGCGGCGCAATATTTGCTTCAGCAAGGCTATGACGCGGTCTACAGCGTAGACGGCGGATTTGACGCCTGGCATCGCCATTTCCCTGCCGAAGTGGCATACGGTTCGTCTTCATAG
- the glpG gene encoding rhomboid family intramembrane serine protease GlpG yields MLMITSFANPRVAQAFVDYMATQGVILTIQQHHQSDVWLADETQAERVHAELASFMENPGDPRYLAASWQSGHTGSGLRYRRFPFIATLRERAGPVTWLIMAACILVFIVMNIVGDQTVMVWLAWPFDPSLQFDVWRYFTHAFMHFSLMHILFNLLWWWYLGGAVEKRLGSGKLIVITVISALLSGYVQHKFSGPWFGGLSGVVYALMGYVWLRGERDPQSGIYLQRGLIIFALIWIVAGWFDLFGMSMANGAHIAGLAVGLAMAFADTLNARKRT; encoded by the coding sequence ATGTTGATGATTACCTCTTTTGCTAACCCCCGCGTGGCGCAGGCCTTTGTTGATTACATGGCGACGCAGGGCGTTATCCTGACCATTCAACAACATCATCAAAGCGATGTCTGGCTGGCGGATGAAACGCAGGCCGAACGTGTGCATGCTGAGCTGGCGAGTTTTATGGAGAACCCTGGCGATCCGCGCTATCTCGCGGCCAGCTGGCAGTCCGGTCATACTGGCAGTGGACTGCGTTATCGCCGCTTCCCGTTTATTGCCACACTGCGTGAGCGTGCCGGCCCGGTCACCTGGCTGATTATGGCGGCCTGCATTCTGGTATTTATCGTCATGAATATCGTTGGCGATCAAACCGTAATGGTGTGGCTGGCCTGGCCGTTTGACCCATCATTACAGTTTGACGTCTGGCGCTACTTCACTCACGCCTTCATGCACTTTTCGCTGATGCATATCCTCTTCAACCTGCTGTGGTGGTGGTATCTTGGCGGTGCGGTTGAAAAACGTTTAGGCAGCGGCAAACTGATAGTGATTACGGTCATCAGCGCCCTACTGAGCGGATATGTACAGCATAAGTTTAGCGGCCCGTGGTTCGGCGGGCTTTCCGGCGTCGTTTATGCGCTGATGGGTTACGTCTGGCTGCGTGGCGAGCGCGATCCGCAAAGCGGAATCTACCTGCAGCGCGGGCTGATTATTTTCGCGCTGATTTGGATCGTCGCCGGATGGTTTGATTTGTTTGGGATGTCGATGGCCAATGGCGCACATATCGCCGGGCTGGCAGTTGGGTTGGCAATGGCGTTCGCGGATACGTTAAATGCGCGAAAACGAACATAG
- a CDS encoding acetyl-CoA C-acetyltransferase, with protein MNDSIVIVSAKRTPIGKFAGSLADVPAVMLGATCVRANLLDLPSDININEVILGNVLQAGLGQNPAHQVTHHAGLAESVPSFTVNKVCGSGLETVVLGAQSILSGDNQTCIVGGMENMSAAPYLLARARQGYRMGNGELTDVMIHDGLWCAFNDYHMGVTAENIARRYHLSREEQDQVALASQQKAIAAINAGYFRQEIVPVPLKRKKEVCLFDTDEFPRPETDASSLAKLRPAFESTGTVTAGNASGINDAAATLVLMSERAARAHGITPLARLKSWASAGVDASMMGLGPIPATKRALEKAKMTVSDLDLIEANEAFAAQYLAVARELNFPEEKVNVNGGAIALGHPIGASGARILVTLVHALQQRNKTTGLATLCIGGGQGIAVIVERL; from the coding sequence ATGAACGACTCGATTGTGATTGTGAGTGCGAAACGCACCCCTATCGGTAAATTTGCTGGCAGCCTGGCTGACGTCCCGGCGGTAATGCTGGGCGCGACCTGTGTCCGGGCAAACCTGCTGGACCTTCCGTCAGATATTAACATTAACGAAGTGATCCTCGGCAACGTGTTGCAGGCCGGATTAGGGCAAAACCCGGCTCACCAGGTGACGCATCACGCAGGCCTGGCGGAGAGCGTTCCGTCATTCACGGTCAATAAAGTCTGCGGTTCTGGCCTGGAAACCGTTGTGCTAGGCGCGCAGTCCATTCTGAGTGGTGATAATCAGACCTGTATTGTCGGCGGGATGGAAAACATGAGCGCCGCCCCCTACCTGCTGGCCCGTGCGCGCCAGGGATACCGTATGGGCAACGGTGAGCTGACAGACGTGATGATCCACGACGGTCTCTGGTGCGCCTTCAATGATTACCACATGGGGGTCACAGCAGAAAACATTGCCAGGCGCTATCATTTAAGCCGTGAAGAGCAGGACCAGGTAGCGCTGGCATCGCAGCAAAAAGCGATAGCCGCGATTAACGCCGGTTATTTCAGACAGGAAATCGTACCGGTGCCCCTGAAGCGTAAAAAAGAGGTCTGCCTGTTTGATACCGATGAGTTTCCACGTCCGGAGACCGATGCCAGTTCGCTGGCGAAACTGCGTCCGGCCTTTGAAAGTACGGGGACAGTCACTGCAGGCAATGCCTCCGGCATCAATGATGCGGCGGCGACGCTGGTCCTGATGTCAGAACGCGCTGCGCGTGCGCATGGGATTACGCCGTTGGCGCGCCTGAAGAGCTGGGCTTCGGCTGGGGTGGATGCCAGTATGATGGGACTTGGGCCAATTCCAGCGACAAAAAGGGCGCTGGAAAAAGCCAAAATGACCGTCAGCGATCTGGATTTAATCGAAGCCAACGAAGCCTTTGCCGCACAGTATCTGGCGGTTGCTCGCGAACTCAATTTCCCGGAAGAGAAAGTGAACGTCAATGGCGGCGCGATCGCGCTGGGGCATCCAATTGGCGCAAGCGGCGCACGGATTCTGGTAACGCTGGTTCACGCGTTGCAGCAGCGCAATAAAACCACCGGGCTGGCAACGCTGTGTATCGGCGGTGGTCAGGGGATCGCCGTGATTGTTGAACGTCTGTAA
- a CDS encoding 3-oxoacid CoA-transferase subunit B encodes MNAKERIARRVAQELHDGDVVNLGIGLPTQVANYLAEDIQVTLQSENGFLGLGPLDEVNASLVNAGGQPCGMIPGAAMFDSCFSFALIRGGHVDVCVLGGLQVDERGNLANWMVPGKMVPGMGGAMDLVAGAKKVIIAMEHCAKNGEPKLLHQCSYPLTAVGKVSKVITELAVFSFVNGEMILDEISDTITLDELRARTEANFHLCAHLKTLQPAGTLA; translated from the coding sequence ATGAATGCAAAAGAACGTATTGCGCGCCGCGTGGCACAGGAATTACACGATGGCGACGTCGTCAATCTGGGCATTGGCCTGCCAACGCAGGTCGCGAACTACCTGGCCGAGGATATTCAGGTCACGTTGCAGTCAGAAAATGGTTTTCTTGGCCTCGGCCCGCTGGACGAGGTGAATGCCAGCCTCGTCAATGCAGGCGGTCAGCCTTGTGGCATGATCCCTGGTGCGGCGATGTTCGACAGTTGCTTCTCTTTCGCCCTTATTCGCGGGGGACATGTTGATGTCTGCGTGCTCGGCGGTTTGCAGGTCGATGAACGCGGAAACCTCGCTAACTGGATGGTTCCGGGCAAAATGGTGCCCGGTATGGGCGGGGCGATGGACCTCGTGGCAGGAGCGAAAAAAGTCATTATTGCGATGGAGCACTGTGCAAAAAATGGCGAACCGAAGCTGTTACATCAGTGCAGTTATCCCTTAACGGCGGTCGGCAAGGTCAGCAAAGTCATCACCGAACTCGCCGTATTTAGCTTTGTGAACGGCGAAATGATCCTTGATGAAATCAGCGACACCATCACGCTTGATGAACTTCGTGCGCGCACGGAAGCGAACTTCCATCTTTGTGCACACCTGAAAACATTGCAGCCTGCGGGGACTCTGGCATGA
- the atoD gene encoding acetate CoA-transferase subunit alpha yields MQNKRITADKFRELLHDGMSIMFGGFMGVGTPEYLVAEIMRSGVKALTLIGNDTAFVDKGIGPLISNGQVKKVIASHIGTNPETGKKMISGELDVQLVPQGTLAEQIRAGGAGLGGFLTQTGLGTVVEENKQTLRVNGEKWLLEQPLRADLAILLASHADEAGNLTYDLTARNFNPVMALAADVVVAETRDIGALGSIPPVHVITPGALVDYLFVEAQ; encoded by the coding sequence ATGCAAAACAAAAGAATAACGGCGGACAAATTCCGCGAACTATTACATGACGGCATGAGCATTATGTTTGGCGGCTTTATGGGCGTCGGAACGCCGGAATATCTGGTGGCTGAAATTATGCGCTCCGGTGTAAAAGCGTTGACGCTCATCGGCAATGACACCGCTTTTGTTGATAAAGGCATTGGTCCGCTGATTTCTAATGGCCAGGTCAAAAAAGTGATCGCCTCTCATATTGGTACCAACCCGGAAACCGGTAAGAAGATGATTTCCGGTGAGCTCGATGTTCAGTTAGTACCGCAAGGGACGCTCGCCGAGCAAATCCGCGCTGGCGGCGCCGGACTGGGGGGATTCCTCACGCAAACCGGGCTGGGCACGGTGGTGGAAGAAAATAAACAAACGCTACGGGTCAACGGTGAGAAATGGCTGCTGGAGCAACCTCTGCGCGCCGATCTCGCCATTCTTCTCGCCAGTCATGCCGATGAGGCAGGCAATCTCACCTATGACCTGACCGCCCGAAACTTCAACCCGGTAATGGCGCTGGCCGCCGATGTGGTTGTGGCTGAAACCCGCGACATCGGCGCGCTGGGAAGCATTCCTCCCGTACACGTCATCACCCCTGGTGCGCTGGTGGATTATCTGTTCGTGGAGGCCCAGTGA
- a CDS encoding AtuA-related protein, translating into MKLREIAHSRTGDKGNISNISLIAWRPEDYSTLAEHVTAERVKVWFGDIVQGEVIRYELPELGALNFVMHKALGGGVTRSLALDMHGKGLSSALLDMPI; encoded by the coding sequence ATGAAATTACGTGAAATAGCGCATTCCCGCACCGGAGATAAAGGGAATATTTCCAATATTTCATTAATTGCCTGGCGTCCGGAAGATTATTCAACGCTGGCAGAACATGTCACCGCCGAAAGAGTCAAAGTCTGGTTTGGCGATATTGTACAGGGCGAGGTGATTCGCTATGAATTACCGGAACTCGGCGCACTAAATTTCGTGATGCATAAAGCGCTGGGAGGTGGCGTTACTCGCTCGCTGGCGCTGGATATGCACGGCAAAGGGCTGAGCTCCGCGTTGCTGGATATGCCCATTTAA
- a CDS encoding acyclic terpene utilization AtuA family protein — MKTIRIGSGAGYAGDRIEPAVELAEKGELDYLVFECLAERTIAIGQKQKQQDPNKGYNELLEARMRAVLPTCHAKRVRIISNMGSANPLAAGKAVLKIAQELGLHGLKVAVVTGDDVLSLIQSMDLTLDEACVPISRFEKTLLSANAYLGAAGLLEALESDADVVIAGRVADPSLFLAPMMHKFNWAADDWHHLGMGTCIGHLLECAGQITGGYYADPGVKDVPHLAHLGFPLAEVSEDGSATITKVAGSGGLITEDTCKEQLLYEIHRPDRYLTPDVVADFSHVRFSQCGPDEVRVTGATGAPRTETLKVSVGYQDGFIGEGEISYAGPGAVNRGRLALDIVRERFAICHFNAQEARYDLIGVNAMHGETRGQYSEPYEVRARVAARCATRAQAVTVGNEVETLYTNGPAGGGGVMKSVKEILAMDSTLIPRQCVQHHITVLENKL, encoded by the coding sequence ATGAAAACCATTCGAATTGGTTCCGGAGCAGGCTACGCAGGTGACCGCATTGAGCCTGCGGTTGAACTGGCCGAAAAAGGGGAACTGGATTACCTGGTGTTTGAATGTCTGGCAGAGCGCACCATCGCCATTGGACAAAAACAGAAGCAGCAGGATCCGAACAAAGGCTATAACGAACTGCTCGAAGCGCGGATGCGCGCGGTGTTACCGACCTGTCACGCCAAACGTGTGCGGATCATCTCTAACATGGGTTCCGCCAACCCGCTCGCCGCCGGAAAAGCGGTGTTGAAGATTGCCCAGGAACTGGGTTTACATGGCCTTAAAGTCGCTGTGGTCACGGGTGATGACGTGTTGTCGCTCATACAGTCGATGGACCTGACGCTGGACGAAGCCTGTGTTCCCATCTCTCGCTTTGAAAAAACCTTACTTTCCGCAAACGCATATTTAGGCGCGGCGGGGTTACTGGAAGCACTTGAGTCCGATGCAGATGTGGTGATTGCCGGACGGGTCGCCGACCCGTCGCTTTTTCTTGCACCGATGATGCATAAGTTCAACTGGGCCGCTGATGACTGGCATCACCTGGGCATGGGGACCTGTATCGGTCATCTTCTGGAGTGCGCCGGGCAAATCACCGGCGGATATTACGCCGATCCGGGGGTGAAGGATGTTCCTCATCTGGCACACCTCGGTTTCCCACTGGCTGAGGTCAGTGAAGATGGCAGCGCCACCATAACCAAAGTGGCCGGGTCTGGCGGACTGATCACTGAAGATACCTGCAAAGAGCAACTACTGTACGAGATCCACCGGCCGGATCGTTATCTCACTCCTGACGTGGTCGCTGACTTCAGCCATGTGCGTTTTAGCCAATGCGGCCCGGATGAGGTGCGGGTTACCGGCGCGACGGGTGCGCCACGTACCGAAACGCTGAAGGTTTCTGTCGGTTATCAGGATGGTTTTATCGGTGAAGGCGAAATATCCTACGCCGGCCCAGGTGCGGTAAATCGTGGACGTCTCGCTCTCGACATCGTGCGTGAGCGCTTCGCGATTTGTCACTTTAACGCGCAGGAAGCACGTTACGACCTCATTGGTGTCAATGCGATGCATGGTGAAACGCGCGGTCAGTACAGCGAGCCCTATGAAGTTCGCGCTCGTGTTGCTGCCCGCTGCGCCACTCGTGCGCAGGCGGTTACCGTCGGCAACGAAGTGGAAACACTTTATACCAACGGCCCTGCGGGCGGTGGCGGTGTCATGAAATCGGTAAAAGAAATACTGGCCATGGACTCCACCCTCATTCCGCGTCAATGCGTCCAACACCATATTACCGTACTGGAGAATAAATTATGA
- a CDS encoding CitMHS family transporter gives MLALIGVLTIATLLFFIMSKRMSPLVALIVIPVIGALAAGCGTDTAKYVVEGITKLAPMAAMFVFAIAFFGVVTDAGMFDPIVRGILRFVGTNPVKIIIGTGLLALIAHLDGNGAVTFLITVPTMLPLFNRLGMDKRILLGIVALSAGVNFLPWTGPMIRASAALNVTTHDLFIPLIPAQLAGLTFMVIMGWYWGKREEKRLGAAHFAAAAGDFSHHKELTEQEKVLRRPHLFWVNIALVIAVIGTMVFTRISPTVAFMIALTLALMINYPNVEMQKERINAHAKAALMMASILFAAGAFTGIMGGAGMLKAMSHAAVEFMPAALASHIPFIVGLISMPLSLIFDPDSYYFGIMPVVAHTVDIMGIPAIQVAQASVLGQMTTGFPVSPLTPATFLLVSLAGVDLADHQKFSIPVLWAASVIMTFAAALTGVFPI, from the coding sequence ATGCTGGCGCTAATAGGTGTGCTTACTATAGCCACCTTATTATTTTTTATCATGTCCAAAAGGATGTCGCCTCTGGTTGCCCTGATCGTTATTCCGGTGATTGGCGCGCTGGCTGCAGGTTGCGGAACAGATACCGCAAAATATGTGGTCGAAGGCATCACAAAACTGGCCCCGATGGCGGCGATGTTCGTCTTTGCGATCGCTTTTTTTGGCGTTGTGACGGATGCCGGGATGTTTGACCCTATCGTACGCGGTATATTGCGATTCGTAGGGACCAACCCGGTTAAAATCATCATTGGTACGGGCCTTCTGGCACTCATCGCCCACCTTGACGGTAATGGCGCGGTGACCTTCTTAATCACTGTCCCCACCATGCTGCCGCTGTTCAATCGCCTCGGTATGGACAAACGGATCTTACTTGGTATTGTTGCGCTCAGCGCCGGGGTCAACTTTTTACCCTGGACCGGGCCGATGATTCGCGCCTCGGCCGCATTGAACGTCACCACCCATGACCTCTTTATTCCGTTAATTCCAGCACAGCTCGCGGGCCTGACCTTTATGGTCATCATGGGTTGGTACTGGGGTAAACGCGAAGAGAAACGCCTTGGCGCCGCCCACTTTGCTGCGGCCGCAGGTGATTTTTCGCATCATAAGGAACTGACCGAGCAGGAAAAAGTCCTGCGTCGTCCACATCTTTTCTGGGTAAATATCGCGCTGGTTATTGCCGTGATCGGCACAATGGTGTTCACCCGCATCTCCCCCACCGTTGCCTTCATGATCGCCCTGACACTGGCGTTGATGATCAACTATCCGAATGTTGAAATGCAGAAAGAACGGATCAATGCCCACGCAAAAGCGGCGCTGATGATGGCCAGTATCCTGTTCGCGGCGGGGGCATTTACCGGGATCATGGGTGGTGCTGGCATGCTGAAAGCCATGTCTCATGCGGCGGTAGAGTTTATGCCTGCGGCACTGGCATCCCATATTCCGTTCATCGTCGGTTTGATCTCGATGCCGTTGTCGTTGATTTTCGATCCAGACTCTTACTACTTCGGCATTATGCCTGTCGTCGCGCATACCGTGGACATTATGGGTATCCCTGCCATTCAGGTTGCTCAGGCATCGGTGCTCGGTCAGATGACCACCGGCTTCCCGGTCAGTCCACTGACTCCCGCGACCTTCCTGTTGGTCAGTCTTGCCGGTGTCGACCTCGCGGATCACCAAAAATTCTCCATCCCGGTCCTGTGGGCAGCTAGCGTCATTATGACCTTTGCTGCGGCCCTCACCGGCGTCTTCCCGATTTAA
- a CDS encoding LysR family transcriptional regulator, whose protein sequence is MNLSIKQLRAFLILSEADSFTQAARRFNLSQPAFSTLIASLEEEIGYRLFDRDTRRVLLNADGIHFLDLARKIVQSHDDAVGEIKDRVAGSNNDITLAVLPSLAVEWLPEILVKYSKRVPQSNVKLIDTQWDRCLKALLDGQADMALTAGQPSLTTFDSTLLFSDKFYLLCHREHPLAQQSSVSLSQVCDYPFIGFSVGTSIRQYTDKLCENLAMSFNYQLEVRQLTTMMGLIAANYGISITTGLTLFQFNHKDIVILPFEDLALERAIYLVTPKGRHLAPGVASFAEFITCQAHQFASEHM, encoded by the coding sequence ATGAATCTTTCGATTAAACAACTCAGGGCATTTTTAATATTAAGCGAGGCTGATAGTTTTACTCAGGCGGCCCGGCGGTTTAACCTTTCTCAGCCCGCGTTTAGTACCCTGATTGCATCACTGGAAGAGGAGATTGGCTACCGGCTATTCGACAGAGATACGCGGCGCGTGTTGCTGAATGCGGATGGCATTCATTTTCTCGATCTGGCGCGCAAGATTGTGCAGAGCCATGATGATGCCGTGGGCGAAATCAAAGACCGGGTAGCGGGTAGTAATAACGATATTACTCTTGCGGTGTTGCCTTCGCTGGCAGTGGAATGGCTACCTGAAATACTGGTGAAATACAGTAAGAGGGTGCCGCAAAGTAATGTGAAACTGATCGACACCCAGTGGGATCGCTGTCTGAAGGCATTACTTGATGGTCAGGCGGACATGGCATTAACCGCCGGGCAACCCTCGTTGACCACGTTCGATTCAACGTTATTGTTCTCGGATAAATTTTATCTGCTCTGTCATCGCGAACATCCACTGGCACAACAATCTTCGGTATCGCTCAGTCAGGTTTGCGATTATCCCTTTATTGGTTTCAGTGTCGGCACCAGCATTCGGCAGTACACCGATAAGCTCTGCGAAAATCTGGCCATGAGCTTTAATTATCAACTGGAAGTGCGCCAACTCACCACGATGATGGGCCTGATTGCCGCCAACTACGGGATCAGCATTACGACTGGATTAACGCTGTTCCAGTTCAACCATAAAGATATCGTGATTTTACCGTTTGAAGATTTAGCACTGGAGCGGGCAATCTATCTGGTGACGCCGAAGGGGCGACATCTCGCGCCTGGCGTCGCGTCGTTTGCGGAATTCATTACCTGCCAGGCGCACCAGTTCGCGTCAGAACATATGTGA